gtttttttttagttcacaggttatttaaaggtagttgtattgtaaatttaatttaaagttaggggttgttaggtttaggggttaataatttaatttagtgtgccGTGATTGGGTGTTTGGcagttaggggctaatagttttagtttagtattagctatgtgggggggcagtggtttaggtaggtaggtttatttaggtgttcgCAAATTCTGTGGTTGGCGAttaaggagttaatatgtttatttagtatttgcgatggggtggtggtttaagggttaatatgtagtttatgggtgttagtgtactttgtaacatttttgttatgagttttgtgaaacatttttgttttgcaaaatccataactactggtctcagattgcagaatggatagtggcggtataggctataacgctagcataatagccagaccgcacaacctgtaatatgggagacctcaaaattccacactcaaaatgaTTTTTTTGAGTTTGGAATGGAGAGTTGAGTAAAGggtaaaatgctagcggtatagctgtaccgctgtgacttgtaatacaggagacttGCATATTccgcgtgcaatggccaatttttcagtgttatAACAGTACCATAACACTTGTAATcttgttattaatttattaataaaatacagtAGTTTGTATTTTGGGGCTatttgggacacatttataaaattaaacgaGATCTGATCactggtttattttataagcgctatttgtggtagcaataaccagccacttgtaatggctgattaattattgcacgcccgcaaatgggcaaatttggccATTTGCGGGATCATGATaatttagcattccacttgtaatctagcacaaaagTATTTTGAATAGTTTAAACGGAATATTTAGACTAATTGTGCATGTCTAATAAATAATTTTGAGTTTGTATGAGAATGTCTATTTAAGAAGTTAATCTTTTAACTGCTCAGCATACAGGATTTATTGCAGTTACTTTGAAAAAATTAATCAGTTTGTTACATTTTTCTCTCTCCTTTACATAAGAAAACTCGCCAGCTGAAAATGCAACATATAGCATATTACTTGGAGAATTTCGACTCATggcattttttatatatgtggACCTAcagattttcattattattatagtttttcttttttatctgCTGTGTGTGCTAGGAAACCTGCTTATTACAACACTTGTGTGCGCAGTGTCCCAGTTACACACCCCAATGTATTTCTTCCTATGCAATTTAGCTATACAGGACATTGTATACGTCTCTGCTTTTCTGCCAAAACTTTTGGTCCTCACTATCACAGGTGACTCCAGAATATCGTCTATAGGATGTGTTACTCAAATGTTTTTATATGGATTTTGTATTGATACAGAATTTTTCCTGCTCACCTCTATGGCTTATGACCGCTTTGTAGCCATTTGCATTCCCCTGCGCTATTCTATAATCATGAACCAAAGGACTTGCGCGCTATTAGCCTTTTTTTCTTGGCTCGCTGGTGCCTTAAATTCATTGATGTTCTCTCTACAGATGACCAAATTATCTTTCTGCAATGTACAAGAGATCAATCATTTCTTCtgtgatcttccaaccatgatgaAACTCTCTTGCAGTGACACCACTAGTATCAGGATTTTCGTAACTGCAGATGGTATTCTATTGGGTTGGTTcccttttattatgattttaacttCCTATATACACATCATATTGACAATCTTGAAGATTCGATCAACAGCAggtcggatgaagactttttccaGTTGTTCTTCACATCTTAtggtggttat
The nucleotide sequence above comes from Bombina bombina isolate aBomBom1 chromosome 7, aBomBom1.pri, whole genome shotgun sequence. Encoded proteins:
- the LOC128636685 gene encoding olfactory receptor 13F1-like, producing MPSWKEAKRQQRIPGERENSPAENATYSILLGEFRLMAFFIYVDLQIFIIIIVFLFYLLCVLGNLLITTLVCAVSQLHTPMYFFLCNLAIQDIVYVSAFLPKLLVLTITGDSRISSIGCVTQMFLYGFCIDTEFFLLTSMAYDRFVAICIPLRYSIIMNQRTCALLAFFSWLAGALNSLMFSLQMTKLSFCNVQEINHFFCDLPTMMKLSCSDTTSIRIFVTADGILLGWFPFIMILTSYIHIILTILKIRSTAGRMKTFSSCSSHLMVVIIFCGSVLCLNMKPESEKSQELDKLLSILYIGVVPMVNPLVYSLRNREVLEAIKIVFKRYLKCSML